DNA sequence from the Thermus tengchongensis genome:
CGCCAGGCGGAGCCAGTCCACGGCTTCCCCCTGCAGGTAAGGGGCTCCGGGAAGGGTGCCCGACGCCTTCCGCACCCGCCCCTCCCCGAACCACTCCGGGTGGTTCAGGGTGAGGCCGGTGAGGGCGAAGAAGAGGAGGGAGAGGAGGGCCAGCATGGAGAGGTAGAGGTGGAGGGTCCGGGCCCAGGCATAGAGCCGGGCCCGCAGGGGGCCCACCCCACCCTTAGCCCTTCCGGCGGTAATCAAGGACCACCTCCTTGAGTTCCCCCTGGAGGGGGTAAGTCTTCTGGAAGGGCTTTTCCCCGATCTCCACCCTTTCCCGGAAGAGCTCGTAGGGGCCGTGCTCCCGGGCGTACTCCACGCACACGTAGTAGGTGCCCTGGGCCACTCCCCTTCCCCGGTCATCCCGCCCGTCCCAGGCCACGGCGTAGCGGCCGGGAGGGCGGGTGGGGCCGGAAAGGGTGCGCATCTTTTCCAGATCTGCCAGGCCGAAGTAGCGCCTCAGCTCGTTCCACCAGCGTTCCCCCTTCCCGGGCATGAGGAAGAGGGCCAGGGTCCGGACCAGGTTGCCCCGCTCGTCCTCCACGTAGGCCGCCACGTAGGGGGCCCGGTAGCGGAACCCCCCGCCCTCGTAGGCAAAGCGGACCTGAAGCTCCATACCCTCAGGCCAAGCCTTTCCTTGAGCCTTGGCGAGGCCTAGGACCAGGGCACCCCCCAGGAGTTTTCTAAAAAGATTCCTGCGGCTATAGTAGCGTTTCAGCATGATTCCCTCCTGCATGTGGGCCGGTGAGGGGGCCTTGGGGGGTCAAAAGAAGCCCCCGGGCGCCAAAGGCCTGAAGTACCGGGAAGCCTTCCGGGCCCAAAACGAAAAGGGCCTTGGCCAGGCCGTCGGCCAAAAGGGCGCTTGAAGCCTGGACCGTGGCCTGAAGGCCCTGGGCAGGTTGACCCACGCGGGGGTCCAGAAGGTGACGGCCCTTGTGGCGGATGCCGCTGGTGGCAACCCCGCCTTGTTCCAGGTGAAGAACGAAGATGGGCGGGGTGTTGTCGGGGCCGAGGGGCTGTTCCACCCCTACCTCCGCCTTCCCAGGGCCCAGGCGGGCCAGGTCCCCGCCCAGGTTCACCAGGGCGGACCGGGCCCCCGCCTGGATGGCCGCTTGGGTTGCTCGGTCGGCGATGTAGCCCTTGGCCAGGCCGTCCAAGTCCAGGGGAGCCAAGACCTCCACCTCATCTCCCCGGAAGCGCAAGGCTTCTCCGCCATGAAAAGGCGCCGGATGGAAGGCTCCTCCCGTGGCTTCCTGAAGGGCTAGGGCCGTGGCCAACACCTCCCGCATCTCCGGGCTCGGCCGACCTCCCCCTTGGCGGACCAGGCGGGTGAGCTCGCTTTCCCTGTGGCGGCTGAAGAGGCCCTCGAGCCTTTGCACTTCCCTCAGGATCGCCTGGAAGACCCTTTGCGCCTTCCACGGGGGTACGTGAACCTGAACCTCCAGGAAACTTCCCAGGATGCTTTCCCACCTGGCCCCGTACCGGCCCATGCCCTAAAGGGTAGGGGAGGGCGGTTAGGTGAGGGTTAGCCTGGCCCATAACCTCCGCCTAACCGCGGGGGGGCATACTGGAAGTGTGCAGGTTTTCCTCCTCGAGGACGAGCCCCGCCTGGGCCGGGCAGTGGAGGGAGCCCTTAAGGCCCAAGGCTACGGGGTGCGCTGGGCCAAGGGTTTGGAGGAGGCTAGGGATGCCTTCTTAGAGCTGGAACCCGACCTCATGGTGCTGGATGTGCGCCTGCCCGAGGATCCCGACGGGGGCTTCCGCTTCGCCCAGGAGGTGCGCCAGGCAGGGTACAAGGGGCCCATCCTGTTCCTCACCGCCCGGGATACCCTCGAGGACCGGGTCTTCGGCCTGGACCTGGGCGGGGACGATTACCTGGTGAAGCCCTTCCACCTGGAGGAGCTTCTCGCCCGGGTGCGGGCCCTGTTGCGCCGGGGGGCGGAGGCCAAGGCCAGCCGGGTGCGCCTAGGGCCTTTGGAGGTGGACCTGGCGGGGCGGGCGGTCCGCCACCGGGGCCGGCGGGTGGACCTTTCCCTTAAGGAGTTCGCCCTCCTGGAGGTCTTCCTCCTCCATCCTGGCCGTGTCTTCTCCCCGGAGGAGCTGGCGGAAAAGGTCTTTGGGGATGTGGAAAAGGTGGGGGCGGTGAAGGTGTACATCCACTACCTGAGGCAGAAGCTTCATCCGCAGGTCATACGCACCGTACCCGGGGGGTACCGGCTTGGCCATGAGCCTTAGGGCCCGTTTAGCCCTTTTCCTGGCCCTTTCCATTGGGCTTGCCCTCCTCTTTCAGGGGGCCTTGAGTTACCTGGCCTTCAAGCGCCTCCTCGAGGCCGACCTGGACCGCTCCCTCCTCTTCTTCGTGGGGGCCCTCTCGGAGGGCCGGAGGCCCCCAAGGGGCGAGTTTGCCTTCCGCCTGGTGCGGGGGGAGGAGGCGCACCAAAGTCCCAACTTTCCAGACTGGCCGCGGCTTACCCCAGGGGCCTATTGGCGGGAAGGGTGGCGGGTCTTGGTGCTGGAGGTGCCGGGGGGCACCCTCACCGTGGCCCGCTACGACCCGGGGGCGGTGGCCGCTTTGCAAAGCTTCCGCCTGGCCCTTTTGGGGACCGGGGGAGCGCTTACCCTGCTTTTCGCCCTCTTGGCCTCGAGGGTGGCCCAAGTGGCCCTCCGCCCCCTTTCCCGTCTCACCGAGGTGGCCCAAAGGGTGGCGGACTCCGGGGACCTCTCCCACCGGGTGGAAGCTAAGGGAAGCGGAGAGCTTAAGGCTTTGGCGGAGAGCTTCAATCACATGCTGGAGCGGCTCCAGGCTTTTCTGGACCGGGAGCGCCGCTTCACCCGGGACGCGGCCCACGAGCTGAGAACCCCGGTGGCCGCCGCCTTGGCCCAGGTGGAGGGGGCGGAGGCCGGGTACCTGCCCAAGGAGGAAGCCCTCCAGGCGGCCAAGGAGGAGCTTTTGCGCATGAAGCGCCTGGTGGAGGCCCTTTTGGTCCTGGCCCGGGAGGGGCGGGTGGAGCGGGTGGGGCTGGACCTGGCGGCCCTGGCCCGGCAGGAAGCGGAGGCCTTCCGCGTGCCCTACCAGGGGCCGGAGGCCCTGCCCTTCCTTGGGGACCCCCTCCTCCTGGCCCAGGCCCTCCGGAACCTCTTGCAGAACGCCCGCCTCCACGGGGAGGGGCGGGGGGTGGAGGTAGCCCTCCGGGAAGAGGGACAGGAGGCGGTCCTGGAGGTGCGGGACCAGGGCCCGGGGATGCCGGAGGAGGCCCTTAAGGAGGCGGGGAGGCCCTTCTTCCGGGCCTCAGGCAAGCCCGGGGAGGGGCTTGGCCTCTCCGTGGCCCAGAAGGTGGCCGAAGCCCACGGGGGGCGGCTGGAGCTCCTCGCCAACCGCCCTTCCGGCCTGGTGGCCCGCCTGCGGTTACCCCTCCCTACCGGAGGCGCTTCAGGGCCTCCTTGATGAGCTCCTGGGCCTTGGCCGAGGGGCGCTTGGCCAGAAGGTCCAGGACCACCCCTCGGGCCTGGCCCTCCTTGAAGCCCAAGGCGGTGAGGGCCAGGATGGCCTCCTCTGCCGCTTCGCTTTCCACCTTTGGCCCGGTGAGTAGGCTTGGGGGCACCTTCCCCTTGAGCTCCAGGGCGATGCGCTCGGCGAGCCTTTTGCCCACGCCGCTTGCTGCAGTGAGGAGCCTCAGGTCCCCCTCCGCCAGGGCCCGGGCCAGGAGCTTAGGCCCTAGGGCGGAGAGGAGGGCAAGGGCCGCCTTGGGCCCCACCCCGCTCACGGAAAGGAGGAGCTCAAAGAGGAGGAGGCTTTCCTCGTCGGGAAAGCCATAGAGAAAGAGGCCTTCCTCCCGAAGCTGGAGGTGGGTGTGGACGCCTACCTCCTGGCCTTCTTTGAGGCTTTGCAGAAAGGTCTGGGGGGCCTGCACCAGGAAGCCCACCCCGTTCACCAGAAGGAGAAACCCCCCTTCCTCCCTCTTCAGGACCGTGCCCCGTAGGTAGCGGATCATCGGCCCACGAACCTGGGCGGGCGCTTTTCCCTAAAGGCCCTTACCCCTTCCTCGTGGTCCTGGGTGCGGCCAGCCTCCCCCTGGAGGATGGCCTCCAAGGAAAGGGCCTCGGTGAGGGAAAGCCGGTAGGTTTCCAGAAGGAGCTTCCGGGTGAGGGCATAGGCCCGCGTGGGGCCTTGGGCCAGCTCTTTGGCCACTGCCAGGGCCTCCTCCAGAAGCCTTTCCCCCGGCACCACCCGGTGCACCAGGCCCAGGGCCAGGGCTTCTTCCGCCGAGAGCCTGGGGGAGAGGAGGAGGAGTTCCTGGGCCTTGGCCAGGCCCACCAGGCGGGGCAGGAGGAAGCTCATCCCCGAGTCCGGCACCAGGCCGATGCGCACGAAGGCAGTGGTGAAGGTGGCCTCCTGGGCGGCCAAGCGGTAGTCCCCCCAAAGGGCCAGGCTCATTCCCGCCCCCGCCGCTGCTCCGTTCACCGCAACCACTAGGGGCTTTTCCAAGGCGGCCATGGCCTCCACCACCCGGTTGTAGCGGCGGAGGTGGGCCTCGTAGTCGGGCTTTTCCTCCCCAAACTCCCCTAGGTCCTGCCCCGCGGAAAAGGCCCGGCCCGCTCCGGTGAGGAGGAGGGCCCGGACCCCGGGGTCCTCCTGGGCCTCCTTGAGGGCCTGGTAGAGCTCGTCCAGCAGGGCACCGGTTAGGGCGTTCAGCTTTTCCGGCCGGTTGAGGATGAGGATAAGGACGCCCTCCTGTCTCTCCTTCAGAACCATGGCCCTATTGTAAAGGTCCTAAAGCACCTACACCGCTTTTTGGTGTAGCGTAGATGAAGGGGTGTATGCCCCCTTCTTGGGAGGTAGGATGGAGCTCACGTTGGAAAGCCAAGGCTACCTGGAGGCCCTCTACCGGGCCTACCTGGAGGATCCCTTTTCCTTGCCGGAGGAATGGCGGCGCTACTTCTCTGCCCTCACCCTGGAGGGTTCCCGACGAGAACCCCAGGGGGACGGCCGAAGAACCACCCCCGCTCCCCTGGCCGAGACGGTGGACCTGGCCTTCCTCCTCAAGGTGGAGCGCCTGGTCCAGGCCTACCGGGAGCTGGGCCACCTGGCGGCTCGGATCGACCCTTTGGGGCGGGAACGGCCCAGGCCCAAGGAGCTTTCCCTGGAGGCCCACGGACTTTCCCAGGAGGATCTCTCTAGGTCCCTTCCCCCCTTCTTCGGCGCCCCCACCCTAGGGGATCTCCTGGGCCGCCTGGAGGCGGTTTACCTAGGCCCGGTGGGGTTTGAGGTGGTCCATACCGAGCCCGAGGAGCGGGCCTGGCTTCTTTCCCGCCTCGAGGCCCCCTGGCCCAAGCCTCCCCGCGAGGTGCGCCGGCGCATGTTGGAGCGCCTGATGCAGGCGAGCCTCTTCGAGGCCTTCCTGCAACGCAAGTACCTGGGGGCCAAGACCTTCAGCCTCGAGGGCCTGGAAAGCCTTGTTCCCCTTCTTCTGGAAGCGGTGGAGGAAGCTGCCCGCCACGGGGTTAGGGAGGTGGTCCTGGGCATGGCCCACCGGGGGCGGCTCAACGTCCTGGCCCACGTGGTGGGCAAGCCCTTCGAGCGCATCTTCCGCGAGTTCGAGGAGATCTTCCCCGAGGGCTACTCCGGGGATGTGAAGTACCACCTGGGCTTCTCCAACGACCTCACCACCGCCTTCGGGAAGGTGCACGTTTCCCTCAACTTCAACCCCAGCCACCTGGAGTTCGTGAACCCCGTGACCCTGGGGCGCCTTCGGGCCAAGCAGGACCGCTTCGGGGACCGGGAGCGGAAGAGGGGCTTGGCCATCCTGGTCCACGGGGACTCGGCCTTCATCGGGGAGGGCATTGTCCAGGAGACCCTAAACCTCTCCCGGCTTCCCGGCTACCGGGTGGGGGGGACCCTCCATGTGGTGGCCAACAACCAGTTGGGCTTCACCACCCTGCCCGAGGAGTACACCTCCTGCCGCTACCCCACGGACATCGCCAAGATGGTGGGGGCCCCTGTCTTTCACGTGAACGCCGAGGCCTTGGACGAGCTTTGGTTCGTCCTGCGCCTGGCCCTGGAGTACCGCCAGCGCTTTGGTAAGGACGTGGTCATCGACCTGGTGGGCTACCGCCGCCGGGGCCACAACGAGACGGACGAGCCCACCTTCACCCAGCCTTCCATGTACGCCCTCATCTCCAAAAAGCCCGAGCCCTGGAGGGTCTATGGGGATAGGCTCCTTGCCGAAGGGGTGGTGGCGGAAGGGGAGCTTAAAGCCAAGGAGGAAGCCTACCTGGCGAACCTGGAGAGCGAGTTCGCCCGGGTCAAGGCGGAGCCGGGCCCTGTGGTGCCCCACGGGCTTTCCGGGATCTGGCAGGGGTATGTGGGCGGGCCCGACCACCTGGTGGCCGAGGTGGACACCGGGGTGCCAAAGGAGGCGTTAAAGGATCTCCTCCTTCGCTTGAGCACCGTGCCCGAGGGCTTCCAGGTGCATCCCAAGCTAAAGCGGTTCCTCGAGGCCCGAAGGGAGATGGCCGAGGAAGGGCGCCCCCTGGACTGGGCCGCGGCCGAGGCCCTGGCCTTCGCCTCCCTGGCCGCCGAGGGGCACCGGG
Encoded proteins:
- a CDS encoding DUF2271 domain-containing protein, with amino-acid sequence MLKRYYSRRNLFRKLLGGALVLGLAKAQGKAWPEGMELQVRFAYEGGGFRYRAPYVAAYVEDERGNLVRTLALFLMPGKGERWWNELRRYFGLADLEKMRTLSGPTRPPGRYAVAWDGRDDRGRGVAQGTYYVCVEYAREHGPYELFRERVEIGEKPFQKTYPLQGELKEVVLDYRRKG
- a CDS encoding FAD:protein FMN transferase, whose product is MGRYGARWESILGSFLEVQVHVPPWKAQRVFQAILREVQRLEGLFSRHRESELTRLVRQGGGRPSPEMREVLATALALQEATGGAFHPAPFHGGEALRFRGDEVEVLAPLDLDGLAKGYIADRATQAAIQAGARSALVNLGGDLARLGPGKAEVGVEQPLGPDNTPPIFVLHLEQGGVATSGIRHKGRHLLDPRVGQPAQGLQATVQASSALLADGLAKALFVLGPEGFPVLQAFGARGLLLTPQGPLTGPHAGGNHAETLL
- a CDS encoding response regulator transcription factor, whose amino-acid sequence is MQVFLLEDEPRLGRAVEGALKAQGYGVRWAKGLEEARDAFLELEPDLMVLDVRLPEDPDGGFRFAQEVRQAGYKGPILFLTARDTLEDRVFGLDLGGDDYLVKPFHLEELLARVRALLRRGAEAKASRVRLGPLEVDLAGRAVRHRGRRVDLSLKEFALLEVFLLHPGRVFSPEELAEKVFGDVEKVGAVKVYIHYLRQKLHPQVIRTVPGGYRLGHEP
- a CDS encoding sensor histidine kinase, which codes for MSLRARLALFLALSIGLALLFQGALSYLAFKRLLEADLDRSLLFFVGALSEGRRPPRGEFAFRLVRGEEAHQSPNFPDWPRLTPGAYWREGWRVLVLEVPGGTLTVARYDPGAVAALQSFRLALLGTGGALTLLFALLASRVAQVALRPLSRLTEVAQRVADSGDLSHRVEAKGSGELKALAESFNHMLERLQAFLDRERRFTRDAAHELRTPVAAALAQVEGAEAGYLPKEEALQAAKEELLRMKRLVEALLVLAREGRVERVGLDLAALARQEAEAFRVPYQGPEALPFLGDPLLLAQALRNLLQNARLHGEGRGVEVALREEGQEAVLEVRDQGPGMPEEALKEAGRPFFRASGKPGEGLGLSVAQKVAEAHGGRLELLANRPSGLVARLRLPLPTGGASGPP
- the ruvA gene encoding Holliday junction branch migration protein RuvA → MIRYLRGTVLKREEGGFLLLVNGVGFLVQAPQTFLQSLKEGQEVGVHTHLQLREEGLFLYGFPDEESLLLFELLLSVSGVGPKAALALLSALGPKLLARALAEGDLRLLTAASGVGKRLAERIALELKGKVPPSLLTGPKVESEAAEEAILALTALGFKEGQARGVVLDLLAKRPSAKAQELIKEALKRLR
- a CDS encoding enoyl-CoA hydratase/isomerase family protein: MVLKERQEGVLILILNRPEKLNALTGALLDELYQALKEAQEDPGVRALLLTGAGRAFSAGQDLGEFGEEKPDYEAHLRRYNRVVEAMAALEKPLVVAVNGAAAGAGMSLALWGDYRLAAQEATFTTAFVRIGLVPDSGMSFLLPRLVGLAKAQELLLLSPRLSAEEALALGLVHRVVPGERLLEEALAVAKELAQGPTRAYALTRKLLLETYRLSLTEALSLEAILQGEAGRTQDHEEGVRAFREKRPPRFVGR
- a CDS encoding 2-oxoglutarate dehydrogenase E1 component, with protein sequence MELTLESQGYLEALYRAYLEDPFSLPEEWRRYFSALTLEGSRREPQGDGRRTTPAPLAETVDLAFLLKVERLVQAYRELGHLAARIDPLGRERPRPKELSLEAHGLSQEDLSRSLPPFFGAPTLGDLLGRLEAVYLGPVGFEVVHTEPEERAWLLSRLEAPWPKPPREVRRRMLERLMQASLFEAFLQRKYLGAKTFSLEGLESLVPLLLEAVEEAARHGVREVVLGMAHRGRLNVLAHVVGKPFERIFREFEEIFPEGYSGDVKYHLGFSNDLTTAFGKVHVSLNFNPSHLEFVNPVTLGRLRAKQDRFGDRERKRGLAILVHGDSAFIGEGIVQETLNLSRLPGYRVGGTLHVVANNQLGFTTLPEEYTSCRYPTDIAKMVGAPVFHVNAEALDELWFVLRLALEYRQRFGKDVVIDLVGYRRRGHNETDEPTFTQPSMYALISKKPEPWRVYGDRLLAEGVVAEGELKAKEEAYLANLESEFARVKAEPGPVVPHGLSGIWQGYVGGPDHLVAEVDTGVPKEALKDLLLRLSTVPEGFQVHPKLKRFLEARREMAEEGRPLDWAAAEALAFASLAAEGHRVRLTGQDALRGTFTQRHAALYDYQTGRPYIPLQHLAEGQAEVEIHNSPLSEAGVLGFEYGYSLDYPEALVLWEAQFGDFVNVAQVYIDQFLASAEAKWNRLSGLVLLLPHGLEGQGPEHSSARLERFLQLGAQDNLQVAYPTTPAQFFHLLRRQVKRKIRKPLVVLTPKSLLRHPEVVSSLEEFAQGRFQKVIPERVKGARKVLLTSGKVYYDLLQKRRELGAEDVAILRLELLYPFPEAELKEALGFYPKKTPVVYVQEEPVNQGAWWYLSARFCGEIYGHPFGVVARPESPSPAVGSSKVHKLEQERLLEEAFK